Part of the Sinomonas atrocyanea genome is shown below.
GGATGGACGAGGACGGGCTCGTCCCCGAGCTCCTCGAGGCGCGCATCGCCGAGCTCGAGGCCGCCGGGGCCACCATCAAGCTCCTGTACACGATCCCCAGCTTCAACAACCCCTCGGGCATCACCCTGGCGGCCGAGCGGCGCCAGCAGATCGTGGACATCTGCCGCGAGCACAACATCCTGGTCCTCGAGGACAACCCGTACGGCATGCTCCGCTTCGACGGGAAGCCGCTGGCCCCGCTGCGCGCCGACAACCCGGACGACGTCATCTACTGCGGCTCGTTCTCCAAGATCTTCTCCCCCGGCGTGCGGCTCGGCTGGGCCCTCGTCCCCAAGCACCTCTACCGGCGCTTCTACCTCGCCGCCGAGGCGGTGGTGCTGTGCCCGTCCATGCTCAACCAGATGCTCGTCACCGAGTTCTTCCACTCCTTCGACTGGCGCGCGTACCTCGCCGAGTCGCGCGCCGTCTATGCCGAGCGGTGCGCCGCCATGCTGCACGCGCTCGGAGAGCACTTCCCGGCCGAGGCGACGTGGACGACGCCGAGCGGCGGCTTCTTCGTCTGGGTCACCCTCCCCGACGGGATCGACACGTATCCCCTGCTCCATGAGTCGATCGAGGCGGGAGTGGTCTTCATTCCGGGCGCCGCCTTCACGCCGTCCGATGCGCCGAGCTCGAAGCTGCGCCTCGCCTTCTCCGGCGTGGCGCCCGAGCAGATCCGCGAGGGCGTGCGGCGCCTGGCCCCGGTGGTGCGGGCGGCGGTCGAGGCGAACGCGCGTTATGCCCCGGCCGCCCCGGCCGCTCCGGGACGGGACTAGCCGCCGATCGCCCGGAGGGCGTTCACCTGGCCCTTGCCGTAGAACCCGTTGGCTCCCGCGCCGCCCTGGCACACCTGCGGGGCGCCGCCGTCGATCGCGGGGAACGGCGCGTAGACCGACATGTCCGCCGGACAGGCGATCGGGTCAGCGGAGTTGGCGATCCTCGCCGCGACGGTTCCGGGG
Proteins encoded:
- a CDS encoding aminotransferase-like domain-containing protein, which translates into the protein MTPHETELTAETQTALERADAAHRHEALFSERAHNIRQSAVRDVFDISIRPGLVSLAGGSPSLTRLPLGLVAETAQRVIMDHGMEALHYGGGKGTLALRELICEIMAEEGILGASPEDVVVTTGSQSAQDIAAKVFCNPGDVVLAEDPTYVGALNTFEAYQVRVEPVGMDEDGLVPELLEARIAELEAAGATIKLLYTIPSFNNPSGITLAAERRQQIVDICREHNILVLEDNPYGMLRFDGKPLAPLRADNPDDVIYCGSFSKIFSPGVRLGWALVPKHLYRRFYLAAEAVVLCPSMLNQMLVTEFFHSFDWRAYLAESRAVYAERCAAMLHALGEHFPAEATWTTPSGGFFVWVTLPDGIDTYPLLHESIEAGVVFIPGAAFTPSDAPSSKLRLAFSGVAPEQIREGVRRLAPVVRAAVEANARYAPAAPAAPGRD